The following are encoded together in the Daucus carota subsp. sativus chromosome 5, DH1 v3.0, whole genome shotgun sequence genome:
- the LOC108192464 gene encoding alcohol acyltransferase 9, with protein MLSSPELPVCIYAEPPILIPPSSSTPNETLYLSNLDDQKFLRFSIKYLYLFKKSVSIDILKKSLSRILVDYYPLAGRLRKSRQDDEDDDHKLEVECNGEGAVFVEAFMDLCADEFLRFSDKPNRSWRKLLYRVEAQSFLDIAPLVVQVTNLRCGGMILCTAISHCLCDGIGTSQFLHAWAHITTNHTGKLPITPSHSRHVLKPQQINYEITLTNPGFTKNTLFNNDIISQHFRSQPLVPSSLTFTASHVSHLKRQCSPMLKCTTFEIVASHTWRAWVKSLDLSPALHVKLLFSVNIRKRLEPEMPQGYYGNGFVLACAETTVKELVSANLNNAVKLVQRAKACVTDEYARSVVNILEDKTVKTDLSASLVISQWSKLGLEDVDFGQGKPLHMGPITADIYCLFLPVIGDFHAVRVLVSMPESVVNKFEYYMNAFSGWEVNEEADANKRLESQEFT; from the exons ATGTTAAGTTCTCCAGAACTTCCTGTTTGTATATATGCAGAACCGCCAATTTTAATCCCTCCAAGCAGTTCAACTCCAAATGAAACTCTATACCTCTCAAACCTTGATGACCAAAAGTTTCTTAGATTCTCTATCAAATATCTTTATCTTTTCAAAAAGTCTGTGAGTATTGATATCTTGAAAAAATCACTTTCGAGGATTCTTGTCGACTATTATCCATTAGCCGGACGGCTAAGAAAAAGCCGAcaagatgatgaagatgatgatcatAAGCTTGAGGTTGAGTGCAATGGAGAAGGTGCTGTGTTTGTTGAAGCTTTCATGGATTTATGTGCAGATGAGTTTCTTCGATTTTCCGACAAACCAAATAGGTCTTGGAGAAAGCTTCTGTATAGAGTTGAAGCTCAGAGTTTCTTGGATATTGCTCCTCTTGTGGTTCAG GTCACGAATCTCCGATGCGGAGGAATGATCTTATGTACCGCAATCAGTCACTGTTTGTGTGACGGTATCGGCACGTCCCAGTTCTTACACGCATGGGCCCACATCACCACGAATCACACAGGCAAGTTACCAATCACTCCTTCACACTCACGCCACGTGTTGAAACCCCAACAGATTAACTACGAGATTACATTAACTAATCCCGGATTTACCAAAAATACCCTTTTCAACAACGATATTATAAGCCAGCATTTTAGGTCACAACCATTGGTGCCCTCATCTCTAACCTTCACTGCTTCTCATGTTTCGCACCTCAAAAGACAATGCAGTCCCATGCTAAAATGCACCACCTTCGAGATCGTCGCGTCGCACACGTGGCGAGCATGGGTTAAGTCCCTGGACTTGTCGCCCGCGCTCCACGTCAAACTTTTGTTTTCTGTGAACATCAGAAAAAGACTCGAGCCAGAAATGCCACAAGGGTATTATGGGAATGGATTCGTGCTAGCATGCGCGGAGACCACGGTTAAGGAGCTGGTCAGTGCTAACTTGAACAATGCAGTGAAGTTGGTTCAACGAGCTAAGGCTTGTGTGACCGATGAGTACGCGAGGTCCGTGGTAAATATTCTGGAGGACAAGACGGTAAAAACGGACCTTTCGGCTAGTTTGGTAATTTCACAGTGGTCTAAATTAGGACTCGAAGATGTGGATTTTGGACAAGGGAAACCTCTTCATATGGGTCCAATTACTGCTGACATTTACTGCTTGTTTTTGCCGGTCATCGGAGATTTCCACGCCGTTCGGGTGCTCGTGTCGATGCCGGAAAGTGTGGTGAACAAATTTGAGTATTACATGAATGCATTTTCAGGGTGGGAAGTTAACGAAGAAGCTGACGCGAATAAACGTCTCGAAAGTCAAGAATTTACGTGA